The following coding sequences are from one Hyphomonas adhaerens MHS-3 window:
- a CDS encoding alpha/beta fold hydrolase, which produces MEGAVSQDCLGSPGLGPYMLSQVTTHAGARMQPVIFKGFAGTALKGDAFGSPDDPAVLLIHGGAQTRAVWDDVADALVRAGRYVIRIDMRGHGESEWPADGRYDFESFVEDLRAVLAQMASRPVVVAASLGGWAATAALGEEGAHLAAGLVLIDSVPDMDFDAACRQENLPGGKPCFDPAFTDTFDPEAAVDRVSSAAGQIKMPVLFVRGAKSELSGADEANRFLGHFENVEYAEIREAGQMVAAERADMFSATLLDFLERRVPRFAPEYRQGSDARTLRDALGCFATGVTVVTTLDQEGQPIGLTANSFTSVSLEPPLLLVCIAKSAGSLAAMEAAENFAVNVLHIGQQPTSNLFAKSGEDRFSGTPWSRGHNGAPLLSGALANFECRRFALHDGGDHVILIGEVVRARFEPRRDPLLYFRGKYRRLHFA; this is translated from the coding sequence TTGGAAGGAGCGGTGTCCCAAGACTGCCTTGGTTCTCCAGGGCTGGGCCCATATATGTTAAGTCAGGTAACGACTCACGCAGGAGCGCGTATGCAGCCGGTCATTTTCAAGGGATTTGCAGGAACTGCGCTGAAGGGCGATGCGTTCGGCTCACCGGATGATCCGGCGGTCCTGCTGATCCATGGCGGCGCACAGACACGCGCTGTGTGGGATGACGTTGCTGACGCTTTGGTAAGAGCCGGGCGTTACGTGATCCGCATAGACATGCGCGGCCATGGTGAAAGCGAATGGCCTGCAGATGGGCGCTATGATTTCGAGTCGTTTGTGGAAGACCTGCGCGCGGTACTCGCCCAAATGGCGTCCCGCCCGGTGGTCGTGGCGGCGTCACTTGGGGGCTGGGCTGCCACTGCGGCATTGGGTGAGGAGGGAGCGCATCTTGCGGCTGGGCTGGTGCTGATCGACTCCGTACCGGATATGGATTTTGACGCAGCGTGCCGTCAGGAGAATTTGCCCGGCGGCAAGCCGTGCTTTGATCCTGCGTTCACAGATACGTTCGATCCCGAAGCGGCGGTAGATCGCGTTTCCAGTGCAGCCGGTCAAATCAAGATGCCGGTCCTCTTCGTAAGGGGAGCGAAGAGCGAGCTTTCCGGGGCTGACGAAGCAAATCGTTTTCTGGGTCATTTCGAAAATGTCGAATATGCCGAGATCCGGGAGGCCGGTCAGATGGTCGCCGCGGAGCGGGCGGACATGTTCAGCGCCACATTGCTGGACTTCCTGGAGCGCAGGGTGCCTCGTTTCGCACCTGAGTATCGTCAGGGGTCTGACGCCAGAACACTGCGTGATGCGCTCGGCTGTTTTGCAACCGGTGTGACCGTCGTGACGACGCTCGACCAGGAGGGGCAACCAATTGGGTTGACCGCGAATTCATTCACATCGGTTTCGCTCGAACCGCCGCTTCTTTTGGTTTGCATCGCCAAATCGGCAGGTAGCCTGGCTGCCATGGAAGCGGCAGAGAACTTCGCTGTGAACGTGTTGCACATCGGCCAGCAACCAACTTCAAATCTGTTTGCAAAGTCAGGCGAAGACCGGTTTTCTGGCACGCCATGGAGCAGGGGGCACAATGGTGCGCCACTGCTTTCAGGGGCGTTGGCCAATTTTGAGTGCCGCCGCTTCGCCCTGCATGATGGGGGGGATCATGTCATCCTGATCGGTGAGGTGGTCCGCGCCCGATTTGAACCGCGACGCGACCCGTTGCTGTATTTCCGGGGCAAATACCGCCGTCTGCACTTTGCTTGA
- a CDS encoding aminotransferase class IV has translation MPLIRLSQTVSSRDTVVPFDMTDRGLLLGDGVFDTSLVIDGHIVLRAQHFLRLLKACNVFGFAVKEAELEALADSAVPDGATGALRLTVTRGPGARGVASTGTSKPTLLASFTPQPVNFPAPAVRLGLSSILRNPTSPLSRYKTLSYGDTVMAQRQARQSGYDDALFVTPGGRIACSSVANVLVRFGSRLMTPPLKDGVIAGVMRGWILENAHRGGFEVSENSLSLEDLKHADNVFLTNSLRLMLAVRSIDDVAFDPVLPPALTALIDHLLPDLPGRDAD, from the coding sequence ATGCCCTTGATCCGCCTCAGCCAGACCGTTTCATCGCGTGATACGGTGGTCCCGTTCGATATGACCGATCGGGGATTGCTTCTGGGCGACGGGGTGTTCGATACCTCCCTGGTGATCGACGGCCACATCGTTTTGCGCGCACAGCATTTTCTGCGCCTTCTCAAGGCTTGCAATGTCTTTGGTTTCGCTGTGAAGGAAGCGGAGCTGGAAGCCCTTGCAGACAGCGCGGTCCCGGATGGCGCAACAGGGGCGCTGCGTCTAACCGTAACACGCGGTCCGGGCGCGCGGGGTGTTGCCAGCACGGGAACCTCAAAGCCAACCTTACTGGCATCCTTCACACCGCAGCCGGTGAATTTTCCAGCACCGGCAGTCCGTCTCGGGCTCAGTTCCATTCTTCGCAATCCGACATCGCCTTTGTCCAGGTACAAGACCCTCTCCTACGGCGACACGGTCATGGCTCAGAGACAGGCGCGGCAGTCAGGGTATGACGACGCACTCTTCGTGACGCCAGGTGGCCGGATTGCCTGCAGTTCGGTTGCCAATGTCCTGGTCCGGTTCGGATCGCGCCTGATGACGCCTCCGCTGAAAGACGGCGTTATCGCGGGTGTGATGCGGGGATGGATACTTGAAAACGCTCATCGCGGCGGCTTTGAGGTTTCGGAAAATAGTCTGAGCCTTGAGGACCTGAAGCATGCAGACAACGTCTTCCTGACGAACAGCCTGCGCCTGATGCTGGCTGTCAGGAGCATCGATGATGTGGCCTTTGATCCGGTGCTGCCGCCAGCATTGACGGCGCTGATCGATCATCTCCTTCCCGATCTGCCGGGCCGGGACGCGGACTGA
- a CDS encoding anthranilate synthase component II: MILVLNNRDSFVFNLARCLTLAGADVEVEDSGRITISDIIRRRPEAIVISPGPSRPEQAGVSIAAVQTFGADLPILGVCLGHQVIAAAYGGSVRRALTPSHGRIANIAHQGRHLFRELPSPLPVGLYHSLAVDLEQNETGLQVDATVPDGEIMALSHVEHPVFGVQFHPESILTEQGQGLLGNFLRQYRSVPCP, translated from the coding sequence ATGATCCTGGTACTGAATAACAGGGACAGTTTCGTGTTCAATCTGGCGCGGTGCCTGACGCTGGCTGGTGCCGATGTTGAAGTTGAGGATAGTGGCCGCATCACAATCAGCGACATCATCCGCCGGCGCCCGGAGGCGATTGTGATTTCGCCGGGGCCCTCAAGACCTGAACAGGCTGGCGTATCAATTGCGGCAGTTCAGACATTCGGGGCAGACTTGCCGATACTTGGTGTCTGTTTGGGGCATCAGGTCATTGCGGCGGCATATGGCGGCTCAGTCAGGCGGGCTCTGACGCCCTCACATGGCCGCATTGCCAATATTGCGCATCAGGGCAGGCATTTATTCAGGGAGCTTCCTTCTCCGCTTCCGGTCGGGCTCTACCACTCGCTCGCCGTTGATCTTGAGCAAAACGAGACGGGGCTGCAGGTGGACGCGACGGTGCCGGACGGAGAGATCATGGCCTTGTCTCATGTTGAGCACCCGGTCTTTGGAGTACAATTCCATCCGGAGTCGATCCTGACAGAGCAGGGGCAAGGTCTGCTTGGAAATTTCCTTCGTCAATACAGGTCTGTACCATGCCCTTGA
- a CDS encoding anthranilate synthase component I family protein: MLRLELPWTEPAELAPRLYGWPGFVWLDSASSGHGQGRYSYISANPISRFRWGDGDSAEEFIGAFRAWRNRFRASVIAGGAPFQGGAIGYMSYDAAKIWMQDFRSRHPDSADDTIEFALYDTVMAFDHLERRLVLYSAGLPGPDKAPDEALAQQRIEAFSEVAEHQDDQSTEITESSTDWSLSSDQAKYVDHVAAVREAILDGEIYQANIASLWVRKAPSQTAAFHDYLELRKQTQAPFSAFGTFAGRTLSSLSPERLVSMTSEGSVRAEPIKGTARRSTDPERDRDIARALARSEKDRAENIMIVDLLRNDLSRVCQPESVIVSRLCDLEKLPNLHHLVSTIEGQLAPACDVLDLLGAVFPGGSVTGAPKLRAMEIIDALEPAARGAFCGSFGYLGFDDACDFNIMIRTIDHLPDGDRYWSGAGLTLLSDAEAEWAEVQLKAERILSLQSPVAAVQ; this comes from the coding sequence GTGCTTCGACTGGAACTTCCCTGGACTGAGCCAGCCGAGCTCGCGCCCCGGCTGTATGGCTGGCCGGGGTTCGTTTGGTTGGACAGCGCCAGCTCAGGACATGGACAGGGGCGTTACTCCTATATTTCTGCCAACCCCATTTCCCGATTTCGCTGGGGCGACGGAGATTCTGCTGAGGAGTTCATCGGAGCTTTCCGGGCATGGCGAAATCGCTTCCGGGCCAGCGTGATCGCCGGCGGCGCGCCGTTCCAGGGCGGAGCGATCGGCTATATGAGCTATGATGCGGCAAAGATCTGGATGCAGGATTTCAGGTCGCGTCATCCAGATAGTGCTGACGATACGATCGAGTTCGCTCTGTACGACACTGTCATGGCGTTCGATCACCTTGAACGACGTCTGGTACTCTACTCGGCTGGTCTGCCTGGGCCGGACAAAGCGCCTGACGAGGCACTGGCGCAGCAACGCATCGAGGCCTTTTCGGAGGTTGCGGAGCATCAAGACGATCAGTCCACAGAAATAACTGAAAGTTCCACCGACTGGTCGCTCAGCTCAGACCAGGCTAAGTATGTTGATCACGTGGCTGCGGTGCGTGAAGCCATATTGGACGGAGAAATCTATCAGGCGAACATTGCAAGCCTGTGGGTCCGTAAAGCGCCATCGCAAACCGCGGCTTTTCATGATTACCTTGAACTGAGGAAGCAGACACAGGCGCCATTCTCCGCTTTTGGTACTTTTGCTGGCCGCACGCTCTCAAGTTTGTCACCTGAGCGTCTGGTGTCCATGACATCGGAAGGCAGTGTGCGCGCCGAACCCATCAAGGGAACGGCGCGCCGGTCAACGGACCCGGAACGGGATCGGGACATTGCCCGGGCACTTGCACGGTCAGAGAAGGATCGCGCCGAAAACATAATGATTGTCGATCTGTTGCGGAACGACCTCTCACGAGTATGTCAGCCGGAATCCGTCATTGTCAGCCGTCTTTGCGACTTGGAGAAATTGCCAAATCTTCATCACCTGGTTTCGACAATTGAGGGACAGCTTGCGCCAGCGTGCGATGTGCTGGACCTCCTTGGTGCGGTTTTTCCCGGCGGATCTGTGACGGGCGCTCCCAAACTTCGTGCGATGGAGATTATTGACGCGCTCGAGCCGGCTGCCCGGGGTGCCTTTTGCGGGTCATTCGGGTATCTCGGTTTTGATGATGCTTGCGATTTCAATATCATGATCCGAACGATCGATCACTTGCCGGATGGCGACAGGTATTGGTCGGGGGCGGGGCTGACGCTGCTCTCTGATGCTGAGGCGGAATGGGCGGAAGTCCAGCTCAAGGCAGAACGTATCCTGAGTTTGCAATCGCCTGTGGCGGCAGTCCAATGA
- the recJ gene encoding single-stranded-DNA-specific exonuclease RecJ, with amino-acid sequence MTATAQKAENNRLFAVDRSATGRFWTLADADEALVRRLAPAVGGSDLLARLLAERGVTPERADAYLAPTLRESFPNPSSFADMDKAAEVVFDAILKKRRVTVFADYDVDGGTSSAILARYFRAWGQDLGLYVPDRLEEGYGPSPEAFRHLKETGSDLVITVDCGAAAISALEEAEQIGLDVVVIDHHLMSGHNPPTLALVNPNRPDDTSGQGHLAAAGVVFVFVAALNRLARQRGIAPPEGLPDIMAQLDLAALGTLCDMAPLHGVNRAFVRQGLAMLSHGQNEGLRALAEVSGIQKVETVYHATFMLGPRLNAGGRVGDPWIAAKLLATDDRAEAIALAEQLHGLNEERKAVEASILDQAIMQAEKALEKTPDRGVLIASGEGWHPGVIGIVAGRLKDRFHLPSIVIGWGKGLGPVAKGSGRSVPGVNIGDAIAAAAREGVILSGGGHAMAGGLSLEPTQLSAFDDWMVAHMAQFTAERAAALELAIDAILAPGAATPELVDRVAEIGPFGAGAPEPVFALQSVQISYARQVGANHWKFTAEDASGRLDCIAWRAVGAPLGEALQPGNRVHLAGRLKADEWNGRRRVQLDVMDAASA; translated from the coding sequence ATGACAGCCACCGCTCAAAAAGCCGAAAACAATCGCCTGTTCGCTGTGGACCGCTCCGCAACCGGCCGGTTCTGGACGCTTGCGGATGCCGACGAGGCGCTGGTTCGCCGTCTTGCCCCGGCTGTTGGCGGATCAGACCTCCTGGCACGCCTCCTGGCCGAGCGTGGCGTGACCCCGGAAAGGGCGGATGCCTATCTCGCCCCAACCCTGCGCGAGTCATTTCCGAACCCGTCCAGTTTCGCCGATATGGACAAAGCCGCGGAAGTGGTATTCGACGCAATCCTTAAAAAACGACGCGTCACGGTCTTTGCCGACTATGACGTTGACGGCGGCACCAGCTCCGCAATCCTGGCGCGCTATTTCCGCGCCTGGGGGCAGGATCTCGGGCTCTATGTGCCAGATCGGCTGGAGGAGGGGTACGGCCCCTCACCGGAAGCTTTCCGGCACCTGAAGGAGACCGGATCGGACCTCGTCATTACGGTGGATTGCGGCGCCGCCGCTATCAGCGCGCTGGAAGAGGCCGAGCAGATCGGTCTCGACGTTGTCGTGATCGACCACCACCTCATGTCAGGACACAACCCACCAACGCTGGCGCTGGTGAACCCCAACCGGCCGGACGATACATCCGGGCAGGGGCACCTCGCCGCGGCGGGTGTTGTGTTTGTCTTCGTCGCTGCTCTGAACCGGCTGGCACGTCAGCGTGGTATCGCCCCGCCGGAGGGCTTGCCAGACATCATGGCGCAGCTCGACCTCGCGGCGCTCGGCACATTGTGCGATATGGCGCCGCTTCATGGCGTGAACCGTGCTTTCGTGCGTCAGGGGCTCGCCATGCTGTCACACGGCCAGAATGAGGGCCTGCGCGCTCTGGCGGAGGTCTCCGGCATCCAGAAGGTCGAGACGGTCTATCACGCGACGTTCATGCTGGGGCCGCGGCTGAATGCAGGCGGCCGCGTGGGAGATCCGTGGATCGCCGCGAAGCTGCTGGCAACTGACGACAGGGCCGAGGCCATCGCGCTGGCCGAGCAGCTCCATGGTCTGAATGAGGAACGCAAGGCCGTTGAGGCGTCAATTCTCGACCAAGCAATCATGCAGGCCGAGAAGGCATTGGAAAAGACCCCTGACCGGGGCGTCCTGATTGCCTCGGGCGAAGGGTGGCACCCGGGGGTCATCGGTATCGTTGCCGGCCGTCTGAAAGACCGGTTCCATCTGCCCAGTATCGTGATTGGCTGGGGCAAAGGCCTTGGCCCCGTCGCCAAGGGATCAGGCCGTTCGGTACCAGGCGTGAACATAGGCGATGCGATTGCTGCCGCTGCACGTGAGGGCGTCATCCTCTCGGGAGGCGGCCACGCCATGGCCGGCGGCCTCAGCCTGGAACCAACACAACTCAGCGCCTTTGATGACTGGATGGTCGCTCATATGGCGCAGTTTACCGCCGAGCGTGCCGCGGCACTGGAACTCGCCATCGACGCCATTCTGGCGCCCGGAGCAGCGACACCGGAACTTGTCGACCGGGTCGCGGAAATCGGTCCGTTCGGCGCTGGTGCGCCGGAACCCGTATTTGCCCTTCAGTCGGTCCAGATTTCCTACGCCCGGCAGGTCGGTGCCAATCACTGGAAATTCACAGCTGAAGACGCTTCAGGCCGTCTCGACTGCATTGCCTGGCGCGCTGTTGGCGCACCACTGGGCGAGGCGCTGCAACCTGGAAACCGCGTGCATCTGGCCGGGCGTCTCAAGGCGGATGAATGGAATGGCCGACGCCGCGTGCAACTGGACGTGATGGATGCGGCCAGTGCCTGA